In bacterium, a genomic segment contains:
- the mrdA gene encoding penicillin-binding protein 2 gives MVLPGTSKYRLKKKTSSDLEFEETTPFIHNSGEKILGSNERVSVYSKFTISIIIVLIGVLSLQTFKLQVIDANNFAILAENNRLKEVTFHADRGIIYDKNKNFLVKNKAIFDLVAIPKEVTRDANELKQIVENIAKITKRDPAEISGNLEKIDRTSYKAELILDNLDITSAMAIESLGEKIPGFEIKNNAIREYPDAKYFSNIIGYTGRVNQKDLSSDDSYETADFIGKGGLEAYYEKYLRGEKGKESLEIDANGRVIFTLNKTETKTGGNLILSLDGNLQKKLQDTLAEMSKKIKIKEKNNGAAAAIAMDPRNGKILALVSLPAYDNNIFADPANKNKISAIFQDPLSPMFDRAISGTYPPGSTIKPVMGTAALSEGIINKNTIIEDRGVITAYNQDFYGWNRSGLGPMNIISAMAQSSDIFFYTVGGGFGNFNGLGVEKIDEYFWKFNLGKKLGIDLPNESNGLVPTKEWKLANIGKNEPWTIGNTYHISIGQGYLLTTPLQVALWTSVFANSGTLYKPYLVDKIISSEDGSVTKEFAPQIINDNIAEQKYINIIRDGMREVVVSGSGGSLRDVKVKVAGKTGTAEYGNAGKTHAWFTAFAPYDDPEIVLTILIEGGGEGGINAVPVAKDVLSWYFEDK, from the coding sequence ATGGTTTTGCCCGGAACATCAAAATATCGTCTTAAGAAAAAAACTTCAAGCGACTTGGAGTTTGAAGAGACTACTCCTTTTATTCACAATAGCGGTGAAAAAATATTAGGCAGCAACGAGCGGGTTAGTGTTTATTCAAAATTCACGATATCTATTATTATTGTTTTGATCGGAGTATTAAGTTTGCAGACATTCAAGCTTCAGGTTATTGACGCGAATAATTTTGCTATTTTAGCCGAAAATAACCGTTTAAAAGAAGTTACTTTCCACGCTGACAGGGGAATTATTTATGATAAAAATAAAAATTTTTTAGTTAAAAATAAAGCGATCTTTGATTTAGTGGCAATTCCCAAAGAGGTTACTCGCGACGCAAATGAATTAAAGCAAATCGTAGAAAATATCGCGAAAATTACCAAAAGAGATCCCGCTGAGATCAGTGGTAATTTAGAAAAAATTGACCGTACGTCTTATAAAGCAGAACTTATACTGGATAATTTGGATATTACGAGCGCGATGGCGATTGAATCTTTGGGTGAAAAAATACCCGGTTTTGAAATAAAAAATAATGCTATACGGGAGTATCCGGACGCGAAATATTTTTCAAATATAATCGGTTATACGGGACGCGTCAATCAAAAAGATCTAAGTTCGGATGATTCTTATGAAACAGCCGATTTTATCGGGAAAGGAGGCCTTGAGGCTTATTATGAAAAATATTTGCGCGGCGAAAAAGGAAAAGAAAGTTTGGAAATTGATGCCAACGGGCGAGTTATTTTCACTTTAAATAAAACCGAAACCAAAACTGGCGGTAATTTAATTCTTTCTTTAGACGGAAACTTGCAAAAAAAACTTCAGGATACTTTAGCCGAGATGTCCAAAAAAATAAAAATTAAAGAAAAGAATAACGGCGCCGCGGCAGCGATCGCGATGGATCCCCGGAATGGAAAAATTTTGGCATTGGTGAGTTTGCCGGCGTATGATAATAATATTTTTGCGGACCCCGCGAATAAAAATAAAATAAGCGCTATTTTCCAGGATCCGCTCAGTCCGATGTTTGATCGCGCAATATCCGGCACTTATCCGCCGGGCTCGACCATAAAACCGGTAATGGGCACGGCTGCGCTATCCGAAGGAATTATAAATAAAAATACGATCATCGAAGATCGCGGCGTGATCACTGCTTATAATCAAGATTTTTATGGTTGGAATCGTTCAGGTTTGGGGCCAATGAATATCATTTCCGCAATGGCGCAATCTTCGGACATTTTCTTTTATACGGTTGGCGGAGGATTTGGAAATTTTAACGGACTTGGCGTGGAAAAAATAGATGAATATTTTTGGAAGTTTAATTTAGGAAAAAAACTTGGCATTGATCTGCCCAATGAATCCAATGGCCTTGTGCCGACCAAAGAGTGGAAACTGGCCAATATAGGCAAGAATGAACCATGGACCATCGGCAATACCTACCATATTTCTATTGGACAAGGCTATCTTCTGACTACGCCGCTTCAAGTCGCTTTATGGACATCGGTATTTGCCAATAGTGGAACGCTTTACAAGCCTTATTTGGTTGATAAAATAATTTCAAGCGAGGATGGCAGTGTAACAAAAGAATTCGCGCCTCAGATAATTAACGATAATATTGCCGAACAAAAATATATTAATATTATCCGCGACGGTATGCGGGAGGTTGTCGTGAGCGGGTCAGGCGGATCGCTTAGGGATGTAAAAGTAAAAGTAGCCGGAAAAACCGGCACCGCTGAATATGGCAATGCGGGTAAGACTCACGCGTGGTTTACGGCTTTTGCTCCATATGATGATCCGGAAATTGTTCTAACGATTTTAATAGAAGGTGGAGGAGAAGGCGGTATAAACGCGGTTCCGGTCGCAAAAGATGTTTTGAGCTGGTATTTTGAGGATAAATAG
- the mreC gene encoding rod shape-determining protein MreC gives MEAFKNKLSYFFYYPEIIISKINFSVKDSLRLIFEIRNAYDDKVLLMDENNKLRKQISDLKEVNNENKTLRNILSLPLIKEHSFVDGTIIGKDPYNFSDYLLINLGSEAGIGKDMAVIDQNGFYIGRIINVSANTAGVLLFTDRRSVISAIDQNTRVQGLVKNDQNIGLYFDMVLQDAEVNADDILVTLPVSGSIAAFPLAKIVSVEKYPNKTFQKVILSPLADMKKIEKVFILLN, from the coding sequence TTGGAGGCATTTAAAAATAAACTTTCCTATTTTTTTTATTATCCCGAAATTATTATTTCAAAAATAAATTTTTCCGTAAAAGATTCTTTGCGTTTGATCTTTGAAATAAGAAATGCATACGACGATAAAGTTCTGTTAATGGATGAAAATAATAAGCTGCGTAAGCAAATTTCTGATCTGAAGGAAGTAAATAATGAAAATAAAACGTTAAGAAATATTCTTAGTCTCCCTTTAATTAAAGAGCATTCTTTTGTTGACGGTACGATTATTGGAAAAGATCCTTATAATTTTTCAGATTATTTACTGATAAATTTGGGCAGTGAAGCGGGGATTGGCAAGGATATGGCGGTAATCGATCAAAACGGTTTTTATATCGGCAGGATAATCAATGTTTCGGCAAATACCGCCGGGGTTCTTTTGTTTACCGATAGGCGAAGCGTTATTAGCGCGATCGATCAAAATACTCGGGTTCAAGGTTTGGTAAAAAATGATCAAAATATCGGGTTGTATTTCGATATGGTTTTGCAGGATGCCGAAGTCAACGCGGATGATATTTTGGTTACTTTGCCGGTCAGCGGCAGTATTGCCGCATTTCCACTGGCAAAAATTGTTTCAGTTGAAAAATATCCGAACAAAACATTCCAAAAGGTCATTCTTTCTCCATTAGCCGATATGAAAAAAATAGAAAAAGTTTTTATTTTATTAAATTAA
- a CDS encoding rod shape-determining protein: MFKDFFKFFSRDIGIDLGTANTLVYVRGKGIVINEPSVVAINKKTNQVLAVGSEAKIMVGRTPGYITAIRPLKDGVISDFEVTEQMLKYFIDKASEKFFSFISRPTVVIGIPCGVTQVEKKAVRDAALSAGAKEVFLVEEPMASAIGVKLPVQEAIGNMIVDMGGGTTEIAVISLGGIVTSRSLRVAGDEMNDDIVQYARDEFNLLVGEKTAEEIKILSGSAWPLGETIKVPIRGRDLVTGLPKEVIVSDEQIRKAINRSVRIIVSNIKNTIEETPPELVADIMGQGIILVGGGSLLRGIDKLINQEIQMPVRIADDPLTAVVRGTGIIIENIDTLREVLVSIEDEKVPT, encoded by the coding sequence ATGTTCAAAGATTTTTTTAAATTTTTTTCGCGAGATATTGGCATAGATTTGGGTACGGCCAATACTTTGGTTTATGTCCGCGGCAAAGGAATTGTTATCAATGAACCATCGGTTGTCGCGATAAATAAAAAAACCAATCAAGTATTGGCTGTCGGGAGTGAGGCAAAAATAATGGTCGGGCGGACTCCCGGATATATTACCGCGATCAGGCCTCTTAAAGATGGCGTGATTTCCGATTTCGAAGTTACGGAGCAAATGTTGAAATATTTTATCGACAAGGCGTCAGAAAAATTTTTTTCTTTTATTTCGCGTCCCACGGTCGTAATTGGAATTCCTTGCGGAGTAACTCAGGTTGAAAAAAAAGCGGTGCGAGACGCAGCGCTTTCGGCGGGCGCCAAAGAAGTTTTTTTAGTTGAAGAGCCGATGGCTTCGGCGATCGGAGTTAAGCTTCCCGTACAAGAGGCGATTGGAAATATGATCGTTGATATGGGGGGCGGAACTACCGAGATTGCGGTCATTTCTTTGGGCGGCATCGTGACCTCCAGGAGTTTAAGGGTAGCGGGAGATGAAATGAATGATGATATCGTTCAATATGCGCGGGACGAATTTAATCTTTTGGTTGGTGAAAAAACCGCGGAAGAAATTAAAATTTTATCCGGTTCCGCTTGGCCGCTTGGGGAAACTATCAAGGTTCCGATCAGGGGGCGCGATCTGGTTACCGGATTGCCAAAAGAAGTTATTGTGAGCGATGAGCAGATAAGAAAAGCGATCAATCGTTCCGTGCGAATAATCGTTTCAAATATTAAAAATACGATCGAAGAAACCCCGCCGGAGCTGGTGGCGGATATCATGGGGCAAGGTATTATTCTGGTCGGAGGAGGAAGCCTTTTAAGAGGCATTGATAAATTAATTAATCAGGAAATTCAGATGCCGGTGCGGATAGCCGACGATCCCCTAACCGCAGTTGTAAGGGGAACCGGTATTATTATTGAAAACATCGATACTTTGCGAGAGGTTCTGGTTTCAATTGAAGATGAAAAAGTGCCAACGTAG
- a CDS encoding aminoacyl--tRNA ligase-related protein produces MRQSQLFTKTTKNISAEEKSLNARLLTRAGFIDKLAAGIYMHLPLGLRVINKIGNIIREEMNAVGGQEILMPALQPKANWQITGRWDELDVLFKLKGDDSKEYALGATHEEVVVPLLGKSISSYKDLPVSVYQIQAKFRNEKRAKSGILRGRQFLMKDMYSFHADEKDLNEFYEKIKDTYWKIFERVGIKGKTYLTLASGGTFSKYSHEFQTITEAGEDVIYICKKCHLSINKEILADINPVCPECQSEEFEIKKAIEVGNIFKLNTKYSAPFNLRFKDQDGKEKTVIMGCYGIGLDRLMGTVVEVCNDKNGIIWPSSIAPFRVHLILINPDDKNAKKEAENIYASLQKADIEVLFDDRNLSAGMKFKDSDLIGIPLRLVVSERNKGKIEVKERGREEVKLMSLEEAVKLIDK; encoded by the coding sequence ATGCGCCAATCACAATTATTTACCAAAACAACTAAAAATATTTCAGCCGAGGAAAAAAGCCTGAACGCGCGGCTTTTGACGAGAGCGGGTTTTATTGACAAGCTGGCCGCCGGCATATATATGCACTTGCCTCTGGGGCTTCGAGTTATAAATAAGATTGGAAATATAATTCGCGAGGAAATGAACGCGGTAGGCGGGCAGGAGATCTTGATGCCGGCGCTTCAGCCAAAAGCGAATTGGCAGATAACCGGCCGCTGGGACGAGCTGGATGTTTTGTTTAAGCTTAAGGGCGATGACAGCAAAGAATACGCTCTCGGAGCCACTCATGAAGAAGTGGTTGTGCCCTTGCTTGGAAAGTCCATTTCTTCTTACAAAGATCTGCCTGTGTCGGTTTATCAGATTCAGGCCAAGTTTCGCAATGAAAAACGGGCAAAGAGCGGAATTTTGCGGGGCCGGCAGTTTTTGATGAAGGATATGTATTCATTTCACGCGGATGAAAAAGATTTGAATGAATTTTATGAAAAAATAAAAGATACATATTGGAAAATTTTTGAGAGAGTCGGAATTAAGGGAAAAACTTATTTGACCTTGGCAAGCGGCGGAACTTTTTCGAAATACTCGCATGAATTTCAGACAATTACGGAAGCCGGGGAAGATGTTATTTATATCTGCAAAAAATGCCACTTGTCGATCAACAAAGAAATATTGGCTGACATAAACCCGGTTTGTCCGGAATGCCAAAGCGAGGAATTTGAAATTAAAAAAGCGATCGAGGTGGGAAATATTTTTAAGCTGAACACGAAATATAGCGCGCCGTTCAATTTGCGTTTTAAAGATCAGGATGGAAAAGAAAAGACTGTTATTATGGGTTGCTATGGCATTGGACTTGATCGCTTGATGGGAACGGTGGTTGAAGTATGCAATGACAAAAATGGCATTATCTGGCCCTCTAGCATTGCGCCTTTCCGCGTGCATCTTATCCTGATCAACCCGGATGATAAAAACGCAAAGAAAGAAGCGGAAAATATTTACGCGTCTTTACAAAAAGCCGATATTGAGGTATTATTTGATGACCGAAATTTATCGGCGGGAATGAAATTTAAAGACAGCGATCTCATTGGAATTCCGCTTAGATTGGTGGTAAGCGAGAGAAATAAGGGTAAGATTGAAGTAAAAGAAAGAGGCAGAGAAGAAGTGAAATTAATGAGTTTGGAAGAAGCAGTCAAATTGATAGATAAATGA
- a CDS encoding site-2 protease family protein, whose product MTIVTILVFVITLGILVFFHELGHFIMAKRAGAKVKEFGFGFPPRIFGVKKGETIYSINLIPVGGFVNIVGENGDGKDDNRSFASKTIWQRFQILAAGVTANILLAIILFSMVAYMGFPYIHETGTANNVKGLSVMIMEVVAGSPAQVAGINPGDMILSLKTAENNKTVEPKNIAEVQGFINDNLGGNIIFNIKRGDNNLELKAMARKDAPADQGAVGVSLGEVSIVSYNWYESIWQGIKKTWDVGTYIIITLFTLLKELFTTGKTSGQLSGLVGIAVMVGQATQLGLSYVLQFMGLLSVNLAIINALPFPALDGGRILFLLIEKIKGSRVSAETEGKFHFAGMAILLLLMALVTYKDFGTYHIWQKISSFL is encoded by the coding sequence ATGACAATTGTAACTATATTGGTTTTTGTAATTACTTTGGGAATTTTAGTTTTCTTTCATGAACTTGGCCATTTTATCATGGCCAAAAGAGCTGGAGCAAAGGTGAAAGAATTTGGCTTTGGTTTTCCGCCGAGGATTTTTGGCGTTAAAAAAGGAGAAACAATATATTCAATAAATTTGATTCCTGTCGGGGGTTTTGTGAATATTGTCGGTGAAAACGGCGATGGCAAAGATGACAACAGAAGTTTTGCCTCAAAAACCATTTGGCAGAGATTTCAGATATTAGCTGCGGGAGTAACAGCCAATATTCTTTTGGCAATTATTCTTTTTAGCATGGTCGCTTATATGGGTTTCCCGTATATTCACGAAACAGGAACAGCCAATAATGTAAAAGGATTATCCGTGATGATCATGGAAGTAGTTGCCGGCTCGCCGGCACAAGTCGCCGGAATCAATCCGGGAGACATGATCTTGTCGCTGAAAACCGCAGAGAACAATAAAACGGTTGAACCCAAAAATATCGCGGAAGTCCAGGGATTTATCAATGATAATCTTGGGGGAAACATAATTTTTAATATTAAGCGCGGAGATAATAATCTTGAATTAAAAGCGATGGCGCGGAAAGATGCTCCAGCGGATCAAGGCGCGGTGGGGGTTTCGCTGGGCGAGGTAAGCATCGTCTCGTATAATTGGTATGAATCCATCTGGCAGGGAATTAAAAAAACTTGGGATGTCGGAACTTACATAATCATTACCTTGTTTACTCTTCTTAAAGAATTATTTACGACGGGAAAAACTTCAGGTCAGTTATCCGGTCTTGTCGGAATAGCGGTTATGGTCGGGCAGGCGACACAGCTTGGTCTTTCTTATGTTTTGCAATTTATGGGCCTTTTGTCGGTAAATTTGGCCATTATCAACGCCTTGCCATTTCCGGCTCTTGACGGCGGAAGAATATTATTTCTCTTGATCGAAAAAATCAAAGGCAGCCGGGTCAGCGCCGAAACGGAAGGAAAGTTTCATTTTGCGGGGATGGCCATTTTGCTCTTATTGATGGCGCTGGTGACATATAAAGATTTTGGAACTTATCATATTTGGCAAAAAATCAGCAGTTTTTTATAA
- the frr gene encoding ribosome recycling factor: MSININEVKSELGKIVSKFNEDVKAMRTGHVSAILVENILVDYYGTKVPLKQAANITVPDARLIIVEPWVKENMKDVVAAISAANLGVNPVSDGVTLKLVFPPLNEEERIKTVKSMHQRAEKAKVSVRIFREGQRDIVKTQEKNKEIGEDEKFRLDKEIQKAVDGCNEQIADIVEKKEKQIMTI, encoded by the coding sequence ATGAGTATAAATATCAACGAAGTAAAAAGCGAGTTAGGCAAGATCGTAAGCAAATTCAATGAAGATGTAAAGGCAATGAGAACCGGGCATGTTTCCGCGATTTTGGTTGAAAACATTTTAGTTGATTATTATGGCACAAAAGTTCCCCTGAAGCAAGCCGCTAATATCACGGTTCCTGATGCCAGGCTGATCATCGTTGAGCCTTGGGTTAAGGAAAATATGAAAGACGTAGTGGCGGCAATTTCCGCGGCTAACCTGGGAGTAAATCCGGTAAGCGATGGCGTGACTCTAAAGTTGGTTTTTCCTCCGCTTAATGAGGAAGAAAGAATAAAAACGGTAAAATCAATGCATCAGCGCGCGGAAAAAGCAAAAGTTTCCGTAAGAATTTTCAGGGAAGGGCAGAGGGATATCGTAAAAACTCAGGAAAAAAACAAAGAGATCGGCGAGGATGAAAAATTCCGCCTGGATAAAGAGATTCAAAAAGCGGTTGATGGTTGCAATGAACAAATCGCGGATATCGTCGAGAAGAAGGAAAAACAGATAATGACGATATAA
- a CDS encoding DNA polymerase III subunit has translation MDSFLNVAGHENAKKLLSAALRNKKIAHSYLFIGVENLGKFLLAKEFAKNLSCQNGTFGNACGVCPRCLTIENETDPDVLFINSSKNKILDKDGEEKKSISIDEIRVLEHHLSLFPYNSKYKIAIINEAHKFTVEAVNAFLKTLEEPKGNSIIILVADDSKFLLKTLISRTQVIRFWPLKDETIENFLVSRKAPVQKAKTISAISSGKPGLAIEFLKNEQKIEDHYKKEEIFWNFFASNLSEKIIFLENLSKNEEKGENISDVLRFWLLCLRKKILEKYLSGGVANGAMQTEGGLKKTVDFINNLVIILNLINSSNINKRLALEILALEI, from the coding sequence ATGGACAGTTTTTTAAATGTTGCCGGGCACGAGAACGCCAAAAAACTTTTGTCAGCGGCGCTTAGAAATAAAAAGATCGCGCATAGCTATTTATTCATTGGCGTGGAAAATTTAGGAAAATTTTTGCTGGCTAAAGAATTTGCAAAAAATCTGTCTTGCCAAAACGGCACATTTGGGAATGCTTGCGGCGTATGTCCCAGATGCCTGACAATTGAAAATGAGACCGATCCGGATGTTTTGTTCATAAATTCGTCAAAAAATAAGATATTAGACAAGGACGGGGAAGAAAAAAAATCAATTTCGATCGATGAGATCAGGGTACTCGAGCATCATTTAAGCCTTTTTCCCTATAATTCAAAATACAAGATCGCGATCATCAACGAAGCGCATAAGTTTACAGTTGAAGCGGTAAATGCTTTTTTGAAAACGCTTGAGGAGCCAAAAGGCAATTCTATTATTATTCTTGTCGCGGACGACAGCAAATTTTTGCTAAAAACCTTGATTTCCCGGACTCAGGTAATCCGTTTTTGGCCTTTGAAAGACGAAACAATTGAAAATTTTCTTGTTAGCCGCAAAGCGCCGGTGCAAAAAGCAAAAACTATCAGCGCAATTTCTTCCGGCAAACCCGGACTGGCGATAGAGTTTTTAAAAAACGAGCAAAAGATCGAGGATCATTACAAGAAAGAAGAAATTTTTTGGAATTTTTTTGCATCGAACTTATCGGAAAAAATAATTTTTCTGGAAAATTTATCCAAGAATGAAGAGAAAGGGGAAAATATCAGCGATGTTTTGAGGTTTTGGCTGTTATGCTTGAGGAAAAAAATTTTAGAGAAATATTTATCGGGAGGCGTTGCGAACGGCGCGATGCAAACCGAAGGCGGACTAAAAAAAACGGTGGATTTTATTAATAATTTAGTTATAATATTAAATTTAATTAATAGCTCTAATATTAACAAGCGCCTGGCGCTTGAAATTTTAGCTTTAGAAATATGA
- a CDS encoding glycosyltransferase, producing MKIAIVHDFLTYWGGAEQVLLSFHRIWPDAPIYTLLYDEKIVKEYFPDAKIKASFLQKFPNFLRRHKKYILPLAGIAPETIDLKDFDLVISSSSSFAKGIIVKPKTIHISYCHTPTRFLWDWYFEYLRENELGAIKKLFVIPILHYLRMWDKSVADRVDYFIANSLATQKRIAKFYRAKSDVIYPPVDTHKFRALKSEDSSFAKASKDTYFLIVSRLSAYKKIDNAIEAFNKLDWPLYIIGDGEQKEYLESIAGKNIKFLGFVKRDELPGYYQNARALIFPGEDDFGIAPVEAMSEGTPVIALRKGGAKETIIEGVTGDFFDHSVAPLIAEAVVRFVENEKKYNREIIVRHAEKFSRERFETEIKDYVRKIIGQEKSDF from the coding sequence ATGAAAATAGCAATTGTCCATGATTTTCTAACTTACTGGGGAGGCGCCGAGCAAGTATTGCTTTCTTTTCATCGCATTTGGCCCGACGCGCCGATTTATACATTGCTTTACGATGAAAAAATCGTCAAGGAATATTTTCCCGACGCGAAGATCAAAGCTTCATTTTTGCAAAAATTTCCGAATTTTTTGCGCCGGCATAAAAAATATATCTTGCCATTGGCGGGCATTGCGCCGGAAACCATCGATCTGAAAGATTTTGATCTGGTGATCTCATCGTCTTCTTCTTTTGCCAAAGGGATAATTGTCAAGCCCAAGACGATCCATATTTCTTATTGCCATACGCCAACCAGATTTTTATGGGATTGGTATTTTGAATATTTAAGGGAAAACGAATTGGGGGCAATTAAAAAATTATTTGTCATACCGATCTTGCATTATTTAAGAATGTGGGATAAATCAGTGGCTGACAGGGTTGATTATTTTATTGCCAATTCTCTGGCAACGCAAAAAAGGATCGCAAAGTTTTATCGAGCGAAATCCGATGTGATCTATCCGCCTGTTGATACGCATAAATTCAGAGCATTAAAATCCGAAGATTCCTCCTTCGCTAAAGCTTCGAAGGACACGTATTTTTTGATAGTTTCAAGATTAAGCGCGTATAAAAAGATCGATAACGCGATTGAGGCTTTTAATAAGCTGGATTGGCCGCTGTATATTATCGGAGACGGAGAACAGAAAGAGTATTTGGAAAGCATTGCCGGAAAGAATATAAAATTTTTGGGTTTTGTCAAAAGGGATGAGTTGCCGGGTTATTATCAAAATGCCCGGGCGTTGATTTTTCCCGGAGAGGATGATTTTGGAATTGCGCCTGTTGAAGCAATGAGCGAAGGTACGCCGGTTATCGCGCTCCGAAAAGGAGGCGCTAAAGAAACAATTATTGAGGGCGTGACCGGAGATTTTTTTGATCATTCGGTGGCGCCGCTCATCGCCGAAGCAGTCGTTCGGTTTGTTGAAAATGAAAAAAAATATAACCGGGAAATAATCGTCCGCCATGCGGAAAAATTTTCGCGGGAAAGGTTTGAAACCGAAATTAAAGATTATGTCCGGAAGATAATCGGTCAAGAAAAAAGCGATTTTTAG
- the rhuM gene encoding RhuM family protein: protein MLKKKKLEQFNRGGIVIYKPKGGDIQIEVKLDNETIWLTQSQIALLFGTQRPAITKHLRNIFKTAELNKNSVSSILEHTAADGKIYKTQFYNLDAIISVGYRINSERATQFRIWATKIVKDYLIKGYAVNEKRLLEAKSKFKELQSAIDFQHRRKSGASFVFNRERPSVFRWQQAHRLFYVCLFFG from the coding sequence ATGCTAAAAAAGAAAAAACTCGAACAATTCAACAGAGGCGGAATTGTCATCTATAAGCCCAAAGGCGGCGATATTCAAATTGAAGTAAAACTTGATAATGAAACTATTTGGTTAACGCAATCTCAAATTGCTTTGCTTTTTGGCACGCAAAGGCCGGCAATTACCAAGCATCTCCGCAATATCTTTAAAACTGCCGAGCTAAATAAAAATTCAGTTAGTTCCATTTTGGAACATACTGCCGCCGATGGAAAAATCTATAAAACCCAGTTTTATAATCTTGATGCAATTATTTCCGTCGGTTATCGCATAAATTCGGAAAGAGCTACTCAATTCAGAATTTGGGCGACTAAGATAGTTAAAGATTATTTGATTAAGGGTTATGCTGTAAATGAAAAACGACTTTTGGAAGCTAAAAGCAAATTCAAAGAATTACAGAGCGCGATTGATTTTCAGCACCGAAGAAAAAGCGGCGCATCTTTTGTATTTAACCGTGAAAGACCATCCGTTTTCCGATGGCAACAAGCGCATCGGCTCTTTTATGTTTGTTTATTTTTTGGATAA